DNA from Rosa rugosa chromosome 6, drRosRugo1.1, whole genome shotgun sequence:
TTTCCTACCCAGACAAGATTCCACTTGTGGCATTCATAAAGAACATAGCGATGGACACTTTCTGATGGGATTTCATCTTCGTCAGTCTTTAAGAGCCTTCATGATCCTCTCAGTAATTGTTGCACTAGCAATGCAAGTCTGTAAGCAATTTAGCTTTGTCCAATCATCCCAAGTAGGCCACCACCTCCTTGAAATGCATCAAATATAGTTTGTGGTGGAAGGGGAACGAGAGGAATTCTGTTTTTGATTGAAAGATTTTGAACATAACCCTTTTTCTTGCAGCAGCACAAAAATACTTCGAATCAACAAACTCAGGCTTCACGTCATACAAAAAGCGGGATATAGTGCTCCAAACTCCTTTAGGAGTCAATGCCACATTCTCatagtaaaaataaggaggtttTGTGGCTGCCTCTGGAAGAGTTCTGTGGATTTGACAGAGATCAGCTGGAGTCCCAAACCCATTCATTGGATTTGGGAAATGAATTGCACCAGCATCTTCCCCTATGATCTGGTTTCCATGTCCCATAATCCTTTTCCTTTTCAGCAATGAAAATTCACAAAGTTCCCTTTTATTCTTCTCAGGATACTTACTCCGCAGATGTGTACGCTGTAAAAGTTGAACCAGCAGTCAAAATCTACCAGACATGGAATGTGTAGATAAACTGATTCTTAGTCCAGAAATTAACATTGAATATCAGCAAGAAGGACAAACAATACCATCTCTTCAAGGGGAAGATGGCCATCTTCTGCCTTTGAAATTTGAGCAGTTGATATGAAATTCAACAAGTGACGAGTCAATACCTGCAATGTTTGAATGAGAAAAACAGGAGTAAGTAAAAAGAGACAGGTAACAACTTATATAGAATTGAAAAAGAGACTGAGGATGGATGGCATCATCAACTGACTGAACTAGCAGAAAGTGATTTATTGTCCAAGTCAAAGAAACTAGTAAACCTGGTTGGATTTCCTACTAAACAACAGATAATATAGGAAGAAGTTTTGTGGCCCCAAAATCACTGGCCTTTTTTATGCTATGAAAAAAATTGTAGCCTAGTTCCACGAGATTCTCCTGCTATACAGTTCCAGTTACATGATTGTTATCCTGATTCCTGACTACCCAGAAAGGAACCAATATATTTTTTGGATGCGTTGAAGATGAAATTAAGTGTTAGACCCTAAATGAAATTGTTCTAGTTATACTTCTGGAGTTTGGTTTGGAGCTAAAGATATGTATATACCTCAAAGCAAGTAAATAGCAGTTTACAGAATATCAACACAGTCATCAAAAAGAATTAAAGCATAGAGATAAATTTGTACATGAAAATTCTTTATACCGCATCTTTCTATTGCCATTGAAGCCTCCAATTCATTGTACCCCATTTTAACCAAGGACATAAGTTTTGTATCCGCCTCAGATGTAGGATCGATGGTTACCTCCAAAAATAGTTGATTAATTTTCTGTGAAGTCCACATATGTAACATGCAATTGAAGTGGCATTGCCATGAACCAATAATCCCATGTCAATTGATGTACTAGCCTATAGAATGATGAGGAAGTTCCATCAATATTGCAAAACAATATAATATCATGTGGCGTGGAGGACAGAGATTCTTATTGAAAAGGGCCAATGGCATCTACAGTATTCAAGACATTAACTACCTCATCATCAGAGCTATCGAGATCTCAAAAACCATCTAGAAAGCTCCCATCATAATCTGAAGAAAAGAGATCCGAGTCAAATTGTTGCTGTTCTTGAGGAGAGCGCTGTTCTGGAGGAGAATGCAGCTCTGGCAGAGAATGTTGCTCCAGAGGAGTACTTTCAAGAGCCTGCAAAACAATAGCAAGAAAGCAGAAGAATGTaaatcttctttctttttattgcAAGTCATCAACAACTTATATTCTTCAAGTATGTGAAGATGAGACCCGGTACCTGGGACCAACTCATCTTGCAAAAACAATAAATATGTGCATCATACTACCATGAAATGATAGATGAATCTGAACGACTGGTTAACAATCTAAGTATCTAACAAGATAGCAATTGATAATGCACTCACAAGACAGCGTAATTTGAACACCATTGCTTAATTTAGAAATCTTAACCAGGAATTTTTTTGATGCCAgtttaaggtttttttttttcttttttttcctcctcttaTCCTCATCAATTTCATTTTGAATTTACAAGGATAGGTAAGAAAGATAGAAGATGGGGACAATGCTGGACACTAAAGCAAAAGCAAGAGTAGTGCTTCCATGTAGTGGAAATGAAAACATATGGATTATAAGATTTTTAGAGAAGACAATATCAATATGTGCATGACAAACAATTAAAGCGGAACAATTAGTGATACGATATGAAAATTAGGCTTAAATGATGTCGAAATATATGACGCAGATAACCAGAGACACCTGTAATAAAAAAAAGACTAGCTAAGCTAAGGACCAACAGGCTGACTAAAACAATCATGCATGATTATTATTCCTGGATGCGCATTACCATGCAATACAGCTTTGACAATGAATGAATACAAAATACATGGTTATATTCCCCAGATTAATTATCTACTGACCTAGTCCAATATACCATAGGCAAACACAAAAATGTGAATACTTAAATTCATGAACGCGCATTACATGCAAGTTAAGTTTGACAGAACCAAGCTCACTTTCTGAAGTTATCTTCATCAAAGAAAGCATTGGCAAATGAAGTCCAGTTAATTTAAGAGGAGGGTTTCAAGAATTGAATCTGCATCTTCAAGTCCTGGATATTCCATCAAACCAGTGTGTTAAATAGGGACAGAGTTAAACTGAAGCGTTCCAAGTAAAAACTAGCACTAGAATGAAATGGTTCAGTGCTCATACCATGTTCTTGGATGGCTTTGGCAACCATATTATGAGAAAATCCCATGCTGACAAAATGATCAGAAGCTTTGGTTTGGGAAGGTCCTGATGATGAGCTAGGCTGCAGGAAGATAAAAAGGAATTGCATGTTGAGAATACTATATATATGATTGTATAACCATCCTAGTGTCATACTTGCTTATGCATGTATACTTTTGTGCATACACATTAACTGTGTATGTTTGCAAGTTCATTGAAGTCATGAGAAGTAACTAGACAAAAGAGGATGATAGTGTGCTCAGGGAAACCAAATTAGTCAAACAAAATTAGCTGAACAGCAACAAGGCACTGTACAAACAATGATGGGGAAAAGAAAGTAATCATTATGAATTCCATAGGATGCTACAGTTTGGTTAGGTAGAATAAAATGCAATACTTCTAGTCCAACTTTGGCAAACCAGTAAGATTATTTAAACATAAATTTATATTCTTATTGtatcttgaatcactctaaaaTACATGCAACATTTTGTTTACAAAATTTATAACTGAAATTGTGAGCATCTAAATTCACTATCACCATGACCATCGTATCTTGCGAGAGTATAGACGCTGAAATTATCTGGAAGCTACCATGCTTAAGGGAGTTTACTTTTACAAACAGTAGACAATTACATGCATGAATGATCCATGAAGTTTATCAACTATGTCCAAATACTGTGTAAGGTAAAGGGAAACAGTAATATACGAAATTGCTTCCGGCAGACAAGCTCTGACAGATTGCCAAATTTCCTTTAAAGTTTGGTATATGTTGAGTTATGAACTCCATGACTCGAAGTCTGGAACCCAACATGAAGTTAGTGCAGTTGGATTCATCGCTAGTTGAAATGCACTCATAAATGACTTTACCTTGTACCCAAAACAGTAAACAAGTTGGATTAACATCACAAATAACCCAATTGTGAAACATGATAATGTATACCTTGAACATAATGATACGAATAAAGTTATAATATGATAATGTATGAAATCCAAGCAGTATTATAGGACTATTGTATGAGTACTCAACTTGATGATGAAATGACACAACAGCAGCATGAAATGAGCAAATAGGCAGCCCTATTATGAAGGGGAGCCATCTGTTGAAAACAAACTCAAGAATCCGAAACAGGACAGGGCATACATTTTCATAACTGTAACATCCATATTGAAAAAGTCGACATTTGTGTCGTATACATATCCTTGGAAAATTATTAAACTTTTTGGATTTCAATTCCCCTTTAGCCTCATTATCCCTGATTTcagaggagaaaaaaaaaaaaagcactggTCTCACCTTATTATAATACAGAGAGGCAATAATATTGATTTATTTTAAAACTAACTACAGAGAGGTAATTCAGTTTATTGTAAAACTACTTCAATAATATCGGCTATGCAAGCAAGATTATAGTGTCATTTGGAAATAACTTGGGGAGTCCACTAATATTAGGCAAAATATCAAAACTAGAGTGATCGAGACTCACCTTACTGTAAAAGATGAAGGCAAGAGAGCTCCAGAAAGTAATTTCTGCAGAAATTTAAATGAGAGAAGAGGAGGCATTGTCCATTCATGATCTGCAACTCATTTCGAGCCATGGGATCAGAACGTCCTTAATTGTGGTCTTTCAGTGTGGCCAGTGGTGGATCACTGGATCCCCTATATTTCTGCCAGTCCTACAATTCTTCAAGCGTGCAAGTTCTGCTACCAGTGCCACTGGTTTCCCCTGCAACTGGAATGTCAAAACCAATCAATATATCCGCATAAGGAGACATCCTACTGCGAGTGGTTGTTTGGTTCAACTCTTGCACTTCTTGCTCATATATCAGTCGGACTCCACACTCCTTCACCTCCAGACCCGGCCCTCTGGTTTCAAATAAGAACTCAAGCTGACTGCAACTGTTATGCCACCACTCAGTACCAAAGTAGTTATCACGAGATACATAGAATAGCCACAGGTGATCTGATTCAACCTGGCAAAATTCTTCACTAAAGCGAAATGCAGGCCGTCTGCCATATACTTCCAATTCTCTCCCATCGAGCTCCAGGCAGCATACAAGATGATGTGTTGCATTAAATGTCTTGAATTCATCTATATAAAGCTCATTCACCGGATAGTGCTCATGGAGTACAAAAACAGCACACAAAGCAAATCCCAAAAACTGACTGTTATTCCAATGTACAGGTAGAGATACACTTAATGAACACCCAACACTCTGATGGCTGAACCACTCATGAATATTACTTCCAGGAATTACAATTTGAAAAGTTTCCCTCTTATTAGAGATTCCCTGTGCAAGAAGAGATAGGTTGTTAGCTGATTAATGTCTATAATTATATGAGcagaaacacacacacacacacacacacttggaGAGGGAGTACCTGATACATTAATGTCTTCAGCATTTCAAATGCTACGTTATTGCATCCTTCATTACCATTTAGATTGAAGcaattgatgaaattgaaatatgATTTGTCTAATCTGTTCAAATTTGATGCATCAAACAAGTATTTCAGTGAAGTACAACCATCCGCCCTTAAATCTAGTCTATTATTTGATGGAAGGTCTGACAACTCTTGAAGTCTCTTGCAATTCTCCAAGTTAAAGTACTCAAGCTTAGAAAGCAATCGAATGCCTGAAGGAACGCGAACAAAATTGTTTCCACTCAGATTCAAGGTCACCAAAGAGGGAAAGTAACCAAATTCGTTGGCAAATGCTCCTTCACCAAGATTGCAATTACTCAGGTTCAGATATGTTAAATTACACAGACCAGAAATAGGCAAGCGGAAACTCGTTGGCTCTGTATTCACTTTTTGCACCAAACCAGAAGGCAAGAACTTATTTAAATATCGCCAAACTACTTTGCGTCCATGAAAGATTGAACCTCTCACATATTTTATGCGATCATGGGTAGATGACATTTCCTCAAAACAGTCAATCTCCCCCACATTTACCTGATGTTTGCCGAGTTTCAAGCATCCAGAAAGATTAAGATTCTCAACAGACTTCAATTTATTGATGGTGCTTGGGAGACAAACAAGATTTCTGCAGTTGCTTAGATTCAATGACACAAGGCCACTCAGCTGTTCAATTGAAATAGGGAGTTCCTTAATGGCAGTCCCATCAACATAAAGCACCGACAAACGTTCCATATTCCCAACAAACTCGGGAATCTTCTTAACTTTTGAGCAGTTAGAAAGAATTAATGTTTCAAGAGATTCCATTTCAATTCTACTTGGCAAACTCTTGAGACTTTTGCAGTCTCTAAAATTCAGGACAATAAGCTTTTTGAGAAATCCAAGGGATTGATGGATTCTTACCAAATGAGAACATCCTTCAAGATCTAAAGTCTCAAGATTCTGAACACCTTCGAGGTCTGGGATCTCCACAATGTTTTGAGAATGGCAGAGTTTGATGAACTTCAACTTGTCGAAATTCTGCTCATAAAATCGAAACAGTGAGCCACCACACAGAACAGACAATTTGCTTCATAGAGATAAACAAGTAGACTATAACTAACAGCCATACCTTTGTTCCCTTCCAAAGCTGTTTAATGTTGCTGTGGCACAAGTTAAGTTCAATAAGTTCATCTGCTTTAAATTCTTTTGGAAGAGATCTTAAGGGACACCCAGTCCATTCGAGGAGTCTCAATGAATTGGAAAGACAAGTGAGGCCTTTGGGAAGGTCCACATTACGAATATGGAGAAGACTAAGTTGAGACAAATTTGAAAAGGCTTCTGGCTTCCAATGAGCCACTTGTAATTTAGTTAACTCCATTACCATGCCTTGGATTGAATCTGTTCCCTGAtaatgaaaaagaagaataatagCTTAAGTGCAGAACACAAAGAATACCAAGACCTAAGAAGATTACAAGTACATctgccttgtttttttttttttttttctcactacACAATAATTGAAGTGCAGAACACAAATAATAATATGCTCATCTTTTTTTCATTATCAAACTCTTACTTTATTTCTCTTCAGCACATTGTTGATGTCTTCATGAGACCATAATCTACTACGTTTGCCTGGATCTGTAGGAGACTGTTCACGAACAATTTCACAGCCTGTTTCTTGTAGCAAATCATGCATCCACAGTTCTTTGTCGTCGGAGATAGTTATGAGAGATCTATCAGCAAGAACACTTAAACCAATGACAGGGTTTAGCTGGCAATAGTCTAGTATTTGTGTCACACGATCCTTATCCTTTCCCTTGTAAAAGCAAGCGATATGTAGGAATATTTCTTTGTCTTTTTCATCCAGTCCATCAAAACTAATCCGAAGCACCTCAACAATATGTTTATGTGGTGTGTTCTTCAGCCTATCTATTGCACTTTCCCATTCATCAGCGCTTCTACCAAACAGAAAAGAACCTAAAACCACGAGAGCCAACGGAAGCCCCTGAGCATACCCTAAAATATGGTAGCACAGATGCAAAAAATGTTCTGGTGGGGGCCATTTCTTAAAAGCCTTCAAACTCAAAAGTTGAAGTGCTTCATCACAGTTTAACCCGTTAACCTTGTACGAAGCATCAACATCATGTGCCTTTAACAACTGAAAATCTGTGGTGGTTATGATAATTCTACTCCCTGGACCAAACCAGTTGCGACTTCCAGCCAATTTCTCTAATTGTTTCAACTGATCCACATCATCAATAACAACAAGCACCTTTCTTCTACACAACCGCCTTTCTATCATAGCAACTCCTAAGTATTCATCCTCTATATTTTCAAATTTTGCCATCAGGATTCTGGAAAGAAGTTTTTCTTGTAGAGAAACTAGGCCATTGTTTTTAGACATTTCTCTAACATTGGAAAGAAAGCAGGTTCGGTCAAAATCCTGACAAATTTCATCATAGATAGCTCGAGCAAGTGT
Protein-coding regions in this window:
- the LOC133716138 gene encoding DNA (cytosine-5)-methyltransferase DRM2-like, which encodes MGYNELEASMAIERCGIKNFHVLTRHLLNFISTAQISKAEDGHLPLEEMRTHLRSKYPEKNKRELCEFSLLKRKRIMGHGNQIIGEDAGAIHFPNPMNGFGTPADLCQIHRTLPEAATKPPYFYYENVALTPKGVWSTISRFLYDVKPEFVDSKLLKTDEDEIPSESVHRYVLYECHKWNLVWVGKKKVAPREPDEVEMFLGLPRDHTRRISRTDRYKSLGNSFQLSQHFEITFAYGSLAFRYSLLINSLMDSFAFIFPTVSVIFASVFTFLEISEVSRNVVRCWWEQTNQRGNLYHLADVQELNADHLEHYISSFGGFDLLIGGSPCNNLAGGNRHHRDGPQGKESSPFYDYFRILDLVKGIMARYN
- the LOC133713439 gene encoding TMV resistance protein N-like, whose protein sequence is MASTSSRRQWKYDVFLSFRGFDTRGSFTGDLYSALIRTGILTFRDDAELERGKSIRPELLAAIEDSRSAIVILSRNYARSSWCLDELVKIIQCMKEMGQQVLPVFFYGVDPSDVRHQTGCFELKCEHQVDVEVREHEEVYRNNNEDRLKAWRAALTEVANLSGWDWKNYGNPTKIIEEIVNHILKKSVYASSSVDKGFIGMNSRTDDLLSNYICPQLVGVRFIGIHGMRGIGKTTLARAIYDEICQDFDRTCFLSNVREMSKNNGLVSLQEKLLSRILMAKFENIEDEYLGVAMIERRLCRRKVLVVIDDVDQLKQLEKLAGSRNWFGPGSRIIITTTDFQLLKAHDVDASYKVNGLNCDEALQLLSLKAFKKWPPPEHFLHLCYHILGYAQGLPLALVVLGSFLFGRSADEWESAIDRLKNTPHKHIVEVLRISFDGLDEKDKEIFLHIACFYKGKDKDRVTQILDYCQLNPVIGLSVLADRSLITISDDKELWMHDLLQETGCEIVREQSPTDPGKRSRLWSHEDINNVLKRNKGTDSIQGMVMELTKLQVAHWKPEAFSNLSQLSLLHIRNVDLPKGLTCLSNSLRLLEWTGCPLRSLPKEFKADELIELNLCHSNIKQLWKGTKNFDKLKFIKLCHSQNIVEIPDLEGVQNLETLDLEGCSHLVRIHQSLGFLKKLIVLNFRDCKSLKSLPSRIEMESLETLILSNCSKVKKIPEFVGNMERLSVLYVDGTAIKELPISIEQLSGLVSLNLSNCRNLVCLPSTINKLKSVENLNLSGCLKLGKHQVNVGEIDCFEEMSSTHDRIKYVRGSIFHGRKVVWRYLNKFLPSGLVQKVNTEPTSFRLPISGLCNLTYLNLSNCNLGEGAFANEFGYFPSLVTLNLSGNNFVRVPSGIRLLSKLEYFNLENCKRLQELSDLPSNNRLDLRADGCTSLKYLFDASNLNRLDKSYFNFINCFNLNGNEGCNNVAFEMLKTLMYQGISNKRETFQIVIPGSNIHEWFSHQSVGCSLSVSLPVHWNNSQFLGFALCAVFVLHEHYPVNELYIDEFKTFNATHHLVCCLELDGRELEVYGRRPAFRFSEEFCQVESDHLWLFYVSRDNYFGTEWWHNSCSQLEFLFETRGPGLEVKECGVRLIYEQEVQELNQTTTRSRMSPYADILIGFDIPVAGETSGTGSRTCTLEEL